In Pseudobacter ginsenosidimutans, the following are encoded in one genomic region:
- a CDS encoding hybrid sensor histidine kinase/response regulator transcription factor: MLNVLRAIRSSFKAQALFLTGLLCFVQTVSAQAPGQFFLQYLDNRSGLSNSAINDVFKDSDNLLWIATWDGLNMYDGSAFHVFNYSKENDPRSIGNNVIKHIAEDREKNIWISTIEGVSRYDKNSGRFTNYFYGQNHRSRISEQEFELAVDTAGNVYCLTQKSGLTRYDAAADSFFVCPVPRHPSRVQKIAFDPHNRLCILNNTGSLEVYIKKESAFVHQQTIQDITAINNFFISGNRFFFTNTLNLLRELDTNNGKASPVADLPAGIAAITFYQQHYLVAWTSRGVGVYDQGFRPSDFLTDQVSRLQQLRVTAWKPGTEEILWAGTDGNGIMKIFPQTKPFGNIATSNERMASNRPVRAFSEVNGDLWVGTKGSGIISFDNFWLSNGANEQRTYFSAPAQLDNNAVFAIRRGPDHLVYIGTDGKGIGVYDPVRKKFYHWQEIEGHDRYPEFGSVYAILPDKDSSLWLGTSSYGIVHCKIQQSPEGRLQLSFLEKFIFTNSNAGPANDIIYSLAAGNDQYIWIACRYGGLSVLDKHTGKFKTFKAFTYDGSLSNNDVIAVYYDSKDRIWVGTSYGLNWMNASDVKNENPVFHKFTTANGLPNNTIHAIGEDAGGQIWVSTNKGLARVDAATSSVSYYQQMDGLQSNEFSDGAIWKDPAGYIFMGGIYGFNYFLPSRIRNTDWLPELLLSGRIMGGDNIAAGAFRVLKPGETNATAYTLERKDGFFEFNVKALSFLNAEKCEYAWFLEGYDKAWHTSGTNGKIVYSNILPGDYTLKIKWSNGEGTWTTETLLFQLTVQQYFWLRWPALLAYAILLSFIGYMIYRYRRNRQEIRNQLAVEHLMRVKEEELHQQQLGFFTNIAHELQTPLTLIMGSAERIQQENNPHYTPLIHQQASRLTYLVQQLLDFRKAEAGFSNNQFSFLDLRELLMYLTDPFLPLSEQEGKQYVREIEDGITAWVDKDKLEKIIFNLLSNAFKHSARGTTILVRASRETHTDLLNIEVSNTGCVIEADQLDKLFNQFYVAPGGSRVEKFGTGIGLAFTKQLVTMLNGSIDARLDGDRIIFHVQLPLLMTEPAGDQERSTSEKPSYLYRSVTKWNEDINQVNTEEINKRAIIEEIKDEKRYSILVVEDEPGIRYLLNDILKDQYVIYEAGNGREALDLMQQVTPDCIISDVMMPDMDGLELCNRVKNAPATCQIPFVMLSARGSIDHSIEGYESGADEYIAKPFHVKYLQVRIRKLLEYREKLNEIFNSNSQIDLSKSDLPDADKEFISSLVGIIENHLDDVELNASVLEKELAMSKMQLYRKLKTMTNMTPAEFIKHIRLKHAAHMLVSTQLTVSEIFYRTGFNNQSYFYREFRKRYQCAPNEYRLQQSAQP; encoded by the coding sequence ATGCTGAATGTATTGCGCGCCATAAGATCCTCATTCAAAGCCCAGGCATTGTTCTTGACAGGACTGCTATGTTTTGTACAGACCGTTTCAGCACAGGCACCCGGGCAATTCTTCCTGCAGTATCTCGACAATCGCAGCGGTCTTTCCAACAGCGCCATCAATGATGTATTCAAAGACAGCGATAACCTGCTCTGGATCGCTACCTGGGATGGTTTGAACATGTACGATGGCAGCGCCTTCCATGTGTTCAATTATAGTAAGGAAAATGATCCGCGAAGCATTGGCAACAATGTGATAAAGCATATTGCGGAAGACAGGGAGAAGAATATCTGGATCAGTACCATCGAAGGTGTGTCCAGGTACGATAAGAATTCCGGCAGGTTCACCAATTATTTTTACGGGCAGAACCACCGAAGCCGGATCAGCGAGCAGGAGTTTGAACTTGCTGTGGATACGGCGGGTAATGTTTATTGTTTGACGCAGAAATCCGGCCTTACCCGATACGATGCAGCAGCAGACAGTTTTTTCGTTTGTCCCGTGCCGCGTCACCCATCGCGCGTGCAGAAGATCGCTTTCGATCCTCATAACCGTCTTTGTATCCTTAATAATACAGGGTCGCTGGAAGTGTACATAAAAAAAGAAAGTGCTTTCGTGCACCAGCAGACGATACAGGATATAACGGCAATCAATAACTTTTTCATCAGCGGCAATCGTTTCTTCTTCACCAATACGCTGAACCTGCTGCGCGAGCTCGATACTAACAACGGCAAAGCCAGTCCTGTTGCCGATCTGCCGGCAGGTATTGCGGCCATCACATTTTATCAGCAACACTATCTCGTTGCCTGGACCTCCAGGGGTGTGGGTGTTTATGATCAAGGTTTCCGTCCTTCAGATTTCCTGACGGACCAGGTCAGCCGCTTGCAGCAGTTGCGGGTAACAGCCTGGAAGCCCGGCACAGAAGAGATCCTATGGGCAGGTACCGATGGCAATGGTATCATGAAGATCTTTCCGCAAACAAAACCCTTTGGAAACATCGCCACTTCCAATGAGCGCATGGCCAGCAACAGGCCCGTGCGTGCATTCTCCGAAGTGAATGGTGATCTCTGGGTGGGCACAAAGGGAAGTGGTATCATCTCTTTCGATAATTTCTGGTTATCGAATGGCGCCAATGAACAAAGAACTTATTTCAGTGCCCCGGCCCAGCTCGATAACAATGCCGTGTTTGCGATCAGGCGCGGCCCTGATCACCTGGTGTATATCGGAACAGACGGAAAAGGCATCGGCGTATATGACCCCGTCAGGAAAAAATTCTATCACTGGCAGGAGATCGAAGGACACGACCGTTACCCTGAATTCGGGTCCGTATATGCGATCCTTCCGGACAAAGACAGTTCACTCTGGCTGGGCACCAGCAGCTATGGCATCGTGCATTGTAAAATTCAGCAAAGCCCTGAAGGCAGGCTGCAACTGAGCTTCCTGGAGAAATTCATTTTCACCAACAGCAATGCAGGTCCGGCGAACGATATCATCTATTCACTAGCCGCCGGCAATGATCAGTATATCTGGATCGCCTGCAGGTATGGTGGACTGAGTGTACTGGATAAACATACCGGTAAGTTCAAAACCTTCAAAGCATTCACCTATGATGGAAGCTTATCCAATAACGATGTGATTGCCGTGTACTATGATAGTAAGGATCGCATCTGGGTGGGCACCAGCTATGGACTCAACTGGATGAATGCTTCAGACGTGAAAAACGAGAATCCTGTTTTCCATAAATTCACCACTGCGAACGGATTGCCGAATAATACCATCCATGCCATCGGTGAAGATGCAGGCGGACAGATCTGGGTGAGCACCAACAAGGGCCTTGCGCGGGTAGATGCTGCCACTTCTTCTGTTTCCTATTATCAGCAGATGGATGGATTACAGAGCAATGAATTCAGTGATGGCGCCATCTGGAAAGATCCTGCCGGCTATATTTTCATGGGCGGCATTTATGGGTTCAATTATTTCCTGCCTTCGCGCATCCGCAATACGGATTGGTTGCCGGAGCTCCTGCTTTCCGGCAGGATCATGGGCGGCGATAATATTGCAGCAGGCGCTTTCCGCGTGCTGAAACCCGGCGAGACTAACGCAACGGCCTATACGCTGGAAAGGAAGGATGGTTTTTTTGAGTTCAATGTGAAGGCGCTCAGTTTTCTCAACGCCGAAAAATGCGAATACGCCTGGTTCCTGGAAGGATACGATAAAGCCTGGCATACTTCCGGCACTAATGGCAAGATCGTGTACAGCAATATCCTGCCTGGCGATTATACATTGAAAATAAAATGGTCGAACGGGGAAGGGACCTGGACTACAGAGACCTTATTGTTCCAGCTCACCGTTCAGCAATATTTCTGGCTGCGCTGGCCTGCCTTGCTGGCCTATGCCATTTTGCTTTCGTTCATCGGATACATGATCTACCGCTATCGAAGGAACCGGCAGGAGATCCGCAACCAGCTGGCAGTGGAGCACCTGATGCGTGTGAAGGAAGAAGAACTGCACCAGCAGCAACTTGGTTTCTTCACCAATATCGCACATGAATTGCAGACCCCGCTCACACTCATCATGGGATCGGCCGAAAGGATACAACAGGAAAACAATCCACATTATACACCGCTGATCCACCAACAGGCTTCGCGGCTCACCTACCTGGTGCAACAGTTGCTGGATTTCCGCAAGGCGGAAGCCGGTTTCAGCAATAACCAGTTCAGCTTCCTGGACCTCCGGGAACTGCTCATGTATCTCACCGATCCTTTTCTTCCGCTCAGTGAACAGGAGGGCAAACAGTATGTTCGCGAGATTGAAGATGGGATCACGGCATGGGTTGATAAAGACAAACTCGAGAAGATCATCTTCAATCTTCTCTCCAATGCATTCAAACATTCGGCACGCGGTACTACCATCCTGGTACGCGCATCGCGGGAAACCCATACAGACCTGCTGAATATCGAAGTGTCCAATACCGGCTGTGTGATCGAAGCTGACCAGCTGGATAAGCTCTTCAACCAGTTCTATGTGGCGCCCGGTGGATCGCGCGTGGAAAAATTCGGCACCGGCATCGGGCTGGCCTTCACCAAACAACTGGTGACCATGCTGAATGGCAGCATCGATGCCCGCCTGGATGGAGACCGTATCATCTTCCATGTGCAGTTGCCATTGCTGATGACGGAGCCTGCAGGCGACCAGGAGCGCAGTACTTCCGAAAAGCCATCCTATCTCTATCGTTCCGTTACCAAATGGAATGAAGACATCAACCAGGTGAATACCGAAGAGATCAACAAGCGCGCGATCATCGAAGAGATCAAAGATGAAAAAAGATACTCCATATTAGTAGTGGAAGATGAGCCCGGCATCCGCTACCTCCTGAATGATATCTTAAAAGACCAGTATGTTATCTATGAAGCCGGCAATGGCCGTGAAGCGCTTGACCTGATGCAGCAGGTGACTCCCGATTGTATCATCAGTGATGTGATGATGCCTGATATGGACGGGCTGGAGCTCTGCAACCGGGTGAAGAATGCGCCTGCCACCTGCCAGATCCCTTTCGTGATGTTGTCTGCCCGCGGCAGCATCGATCATAGTATTGAAGGATATGAGTCCGGGGCCGATGAATACATTGCAAAACCTTTTCATGTAAAATACCTGCAGGTGCGCATCCGGAAACTCCTGGAGTACCGCGAGAAACTCAACGAGATTTTCAACAGCAATAGCCAGATCGATCTGAGCAAATCCGATCTGCCGGATGCCGATAAGGAATTCATCAGTTCGCTGGTGGGCATCATCGAGAATCACCTGGACGATGTAGAGCTCAATGCCTCCGTGCTGGAAAAAGAACTTGCCATGAGTAAAATGCAGCTCTACCGGAAATTGAAGACCATGACCAATATGACGCCGGCGGAGTTCATCAAACATATCCGGCTGAAACATGCTGCCCATATGCTGGTTTCCACCCAACTTACCGTGTCCGAAATCTTTTACCGGACCGGTTTCAACAATCAATCCTATTTCTACAGGGAGTTCAGGAAGCGTTACCAATGTGCGCCCAATGAATACAGGCTTCAGCAGTCTGCACAACCATAA
- a CDS encoding ATP-binding cassette domain-containing protein codes for MQYPFIEIRGARENNLKNVSLRIPRNCITVLTGVSGSGKSSIAFETIGAEAQRQLNETFTTFVQNFLPRAKKPEADAIENISTAIIINQQRLGGNSRSTVGTITDIYSLIRLLYSRVGKPHAGYSNAFSFNDPAGMCPVCNGLGRKVEANREKLFNRSLSLNEGGITFPAFAVDSWYWKSWAQSGLFDLDKKLENYTEKEWELLLFGKEPEGVIEKFNRLYIKRDTSSLAESTISSLEQYMNYAHCDACNGTRLNQAALNCRINGRNIAELAAMEISELIENIRAIDDPTAATLVPAIADRLQHMIDIGLEYLSLNRETSSLSGGESQRIKMVRHLGSSLTETIYIFDEPSIGLHPRDVHRLNEMLRKLCDKGNTLIVVEHDPEVIRTADHIIDVGPHAGTRGGEIVYEGNFEGLLQSGTLTAKYMNRNLPLKMKYREANGHITLQNANRHNLKNITVQIPTGIFTVITGVAGSGKSSLINGELLERLPEAISIDQSAVSTNIRSNPATYTGIMDEIRRLFAKANNVSPSLFSYNSKGACPDCSGLGFIYTDLAFMEAIRSPCETCSGKRFSTEVLNYKLNGSSITDVLEMTVYQALHFFEKKELKKRLKAIHDVGLDYLTLGQPLSTLSGGECQRIKLAGELHKQGSVYVLDEPTTGLHMSDVGHLLRIIDSLVDGGNTVIVIEHNVDVIRNADWIIDLGPEGGRRGGEVVFEGRPKDIVHAEHSLTGKFLGA; via the coding sequence ATGCAATACCCGTTCATCGAGATCCGGGGTGCAAGGGAAAACAATCTTAAAAACGTTTCCCTGCGCATCCCGCGAAATTGTATTACCGTTCTTACAGGTGTATCAGGCTCCGGCAAATCAAGTATTGCCTTCGAGACCATTGGCGCAGAAGCCCAAAGGCAGTTGAATGAAACCTTCACCACATTTGTACAGAATTTCCTTCCGCGTGCAAAAAAACCGGAAGCCGATGCCATCGAGAATATCTCAACAGCTATCATCATCAATCAGCAAAGGCTGGGAGGGAATTCACGTTCTACCGTAGGCACCATCACCGATATCTATTCATTGATCCGCTTGCTGTATTCAAGGGTTGGTAAGCCACATGCAGGTTATTCAAATGCGTTTTCCTTCAACGATCCGGCAGGCATGTGCCCGGTCTGCAATGGACTGGGAAGAAAAGTGGAAGCCAACAGGGAGAAACTGTTCAACAGATCTTTATCGTTGAATGAAGGCGGCATTACATTCCCTGCATTTGCGGTGGACAGCTGGTACTGGAAATCCTGGGCGCAATCGGGTTTATTCGATCTGGATAAAAAACTGGAAAACTATACAGAGAAAGAATGGGAGCTGCTATTATTCGGAAAGGAACCTGAAGGTGTGATTGAGAAGTTCAATCGATTGTACATAAAGAGAGATACCAGTTCCCTGGCAGAGTCCACCATCTCCAGCCTCGAACAATACATGAACTATGCGCACTGCGATGCCTGTAATGGTACGCGTTTGAACCAGGCGGCATTGAACTGCCGCATCAATGGAAGGAACATTGCAGAGCTGGCAGCGATGGAGATCAGTGAGCTTATTGAAAATATCCGGGCCATCGATGATCCCACGGCTGCAACGCTGGTCCCTGCCATTGCAGACAGGTTACAGCATATGATCGATATAGGATTGGAATACCTCAGCCTCAACCGCGAAACTTCCTCGCTGAGCGGAGGAGAATCGCAGCGGATCAAGATGGTGCGTCATCTGGGAAGCAGTCTTACTGAAACCATTTACATTTTCGATGAGCCCAGTATTGGTCTGCATCCGCGCGATGTACACCGTTTGAATGAAATGCTGCGCAAGCTCTGCGATAAAGGCAATACCCTGATTGTAGTGGAGCATGATCCTGAAGTGATCAGAACTGCTGATCATATCATAGACGTGGGCCCGCATGCAGGAACACGCGGCGGTGAAATAGTATACGAAGGAAATTTTGAAGGGTTGCTTCAATCCGGTACACTCACCGCCAAATACATGAACCGTAACCTGCCACTGAAAATGAAGTATCGCGAAGCGAATGGGCATATTACCCTGCAGAATGCCAATCGTCATAATCTGAAGAATATAACTGTACAAATTCCAACAGGCATTTTCACTGTGATCACCGGTGTGGCGGGCTCGGGTAAGAGCTCGCTCATCAATGGTGAATTGCTGGAGAGGTTGCCGGAAGCCATCAGCATTGATCAGTCTGCCGTGAGCACCAATATCAGGTCGAACCCCGCAACTTACACAGGGATCATGGATGAGATCAGGAGATTGTTTGCCAAAGCGAATAATGTAAGTCCATCTTTGTTCAGCTACAATTCCAAAGGCGCCTGTCCGGATTGCAGCGGTCTTGGATTCATCTATACAGACCTCGCATTCATGGAAGCAATACGTTCTCCCTGCGAAACCTGTAGCGGCAAACGTTTCAGTACAGAAGTACTGAACTACAAACTCAACGGCAGCTCCATTACCGATGTGCTGGAAATGACCGTTTACCAGGCTCTCCATTTTTTTGAAAAAAAGGAATTGAAGAAAAGACTAAAGGCCATTCATGATGTGGGGCTTGATTATCTTACCCTGGGTCAGCCCTTGAGTACGCTGTCGGGTGGTGAATGTCAACGTATCAAACTGGCTGGTGAGTTGCATAAGCAGGGCAGTGTGTATGTGCTGGATGAGCCAACCACCGGATTGCATATGTCTGATGTGGGGCATTTGCTCCGCATCATCGATAGCCTGGTGGATGGCGGCAATACGGTGATTGTGATCGAACACAATGTGGATGTGATCCGGAATGCAGACTGGATCATCGATTTGGGGCCGGAAGGAGGAAGAAGGGGAGGTGAAGTGGTGTTTGAAGGAAGACCGAAGGATATTGTGCATGCAGAGCATTCTCTTACCGGTAAATTCCTGGGTGCATAA